The following are encoded in a window of Kitasatospora fiedleri genomic DNA:
- a CDS encoding PadR family transcriptional regulator, which produces MKNKRSMQEPTFLLLTALADRPRHGYALGDEVAAISDGRVRLGAGSLYGTLGRLLPAACWPRG; this is translated from the coding sequence GTGAAGAACAAACGCTCCATGCAGGAGCCGACCTTCCTCCTCCTCACCGCGCTCGCCGACCGGCCGCGCCACGGCTACGCGCTCGGGGACGAGGTCGCCGCGATCTCCGACGGTCGGGTGCGACTGGGCGCAGGCAGTCTCTACGGCACCCTTGGCCGCCTGCTGCCTGCTGCCTGCTGGCCGAGGGGCTGA
- a CDS encoding SigE family RNA polymerase sigma factor: MAEDLVQEALERACRQWRKVAVADSPEAYVRKVLVKPGQTTAGGGCRAGASAPGCRGCPRRPTPGTGSGRWICARN; this comes from the coding sequence GTGGCCGAGGATCTGGTGCAGGAGGCGCTGGAGCGGGCGTGCCGACAGTGGCGGAAGGTCGCGGTGGCGGACTCGCCGGAGGCGTACGTGCGCAAAGTGCTGGTCAAACCTGGCCAAACGACCGCTGGCGGCGGCTGTCGCGCCGGGGCGAGCGCCCCGGGCTGTCGGGGGTGCCCGAGACGGCCGACCCCCGGGACCGGTTCGGGCAGGTGGATCTGCGCGCGGAACTGA
- a CDS encoding RNA polymerase sigma factor: protein MPETADPRDRFGQVDLRAELIEALLGLPMGMRSVVVLYYLHDLDVRQIADVLDISPSAVRSQLARGLAKLRDSVSGAQAPHTPSAAFGGTK from the coding sequence GTGCCCGAGACGGCCGACCCCCGGGACCGGTTCGGGCAGGTGGATCTGCGCGCGGAACTGATCGAGGCACTGCTCGGGCTGCCGATGGGCATGCGCAGCGTGGTGGTCCTGTACTACCTGCACGATCTGGACGTCCGGCAGATCGCCGACGTCCTGGACATCTCTCCGAGTGCGGTGAGGTCCCAGCTCGCCCGCGGCCTGGCCAAGCTGCGCGATTCCGTATCGGGCGCCCAGGCGCCGCACACGCCGTCGGCCGCTTTCGGAGGTACGAAGTGA
- a CDS encoding PASTA domain-containing protein: MASFADGPTAPVVDAAAIERAVSRSRTRRALLGTAAACCVLACATVGFFALKPVPPAPGCLPSLSPPANGACTPLATGTPRSGSADATPTQEQEQTAGGGIALPDLAGMPVEQAGSLLRGLGLSCTIMRHTDWNAPAGQVISSQPRGGAEPVAPGSSVLLLVSTGKPGGT; encoded by the coding sequence GTGGCCTCCTTCGCCGACGGGCCGACGGCGCCGGTCGTCGACGCGGCCGCGATCGAGCGAGCCGTCAGCCGCAGCCGCACCCGCCGGGCGCTCCTCGGCACCGCTGCGGCGTGCTGCGTGCTGGCGTGCGCCACGGTGGGGTTCTTCGCGCTGAAGCCCGTGCCGCCCGCGCCCGGTTGCCTCCCGTCCCTGTCCCCACCGGCGAACGGGGCGTGCACCCCGCTCGCCACCGGCACCCCCAGGAGCGGAAGCGCCGATGCGACTCCGACACAGGAGCAGGAGCAGACCGCGGGAGGGGGCATCGCGCTGCCCGACCTGGCCGGCATGCCGGTCGAACAGGCCGGAAGTCTGCTGCGCGGACTCGGACTGAGCTGCACGATCATGCGGCACACGGACTGGAACGCTCCCGCCGGGCAGGTGATCAGCAGTCAGCCCCGGGGCGGCGCAGAACCGGTGGCACCGGGCTCGTCCGTCCTCCTGCTGGTCTCGACGGGCAAACCCGGCGGAACCTGA
- a CDS encoding DUF732 domain-containing protein, producing the protein MRLRLLTVGLTAAALLTLTACDDDGSGSASATSSAPVAPPPATTSAAPAGSAASPASSAPTAAGAPAIGSVPSPNVARTAGLIAALEAVDPALAADQAKAIGKALDVCQEIKAGKDDTTLADNAAQRFSGGSVTLTPEQGAVIVAAVKASFCP; encoded by the coding sequence ATGAGACTCCGACTTCTCACGGTCGGCCTGACCGCCGCCGCACTCCTCACCCTGACCGCCTGCGACGACGACGGCAGCGGCAGCGCCTCCGCCACCAGCAGCGCCCCCGTCGCGCCCCCACCCGCCACCACCAGCGCGGCCCCGGCCGGCAGCGCCGCCTCCCCGGCATCCAGCGCACCGACCGCCGCCGGCGCACCGGCCATCGGCAGCGTCCCGTCGCCCAACGTCGCCCGGACCGCAGGGCTGATCGCCGCCCTTGAGGCCGTCGACCCCGCCCTCGCCGCCGACCAGGCCAAGGCCATCGGCAAGGCCCTCGACGTCTGCCAGGAGATCAAGGCCGGAAAGGACGACACCACCCTCGCCGACAACGCCGCGCAGCGCTTCAGCGGCGGCAGCGTCACCCTCACCCCCGAGCAGGGAGCCGTCATCGTCGCCGCGGTGAAGGCGTCCTTCTGCCCCTGA
- a CDS encoding DUF4158 domain-containing protein, which produces MHRDLPLHDAHHSKARRGPPARGWPLVRQQHGHYGSLLPACAELERFFFLDDADREKVQAKRRAHNRLGFAVQLTTVRFLGRFMPDPRQVPHEVAEYSAEQPGIEDASVLAEYGERDGTAHSHAGEIQQDGGWRDFAQHRIDTATHVPHVPQVQGVRGSGGQGVRGQPHDVHAPPASLWPVTG; this is translated from the coding sequence GTGCATCGTGACCTGCCACTTCACGATGCACACCACTCAAAGGCGCGCCGCGGTCCGCCGGCGCGGGGATGGCCCCTTGTCCGGCAGCAGCACGGCCACTACGGCAGCCTGCTCCCCGCCTGCGCGGAGCTGGAGCGGTTCTTCTTCCTGGATGACGCGGACCGGGAGAAGGTGCAGGCGAAGCGGCGGGCGCACAACCGGCTGGGATTCGCGGTGCAGCTGACGACGGTGCGCTTCCTGGGGCGGTTCATGCCGGACCCGCGGCAGGTGCCGCACGAGGTGGCGGAGTACTCGGCCGAGCAGCCGGGAATCGAGGACGCCTCGGTGCTGGCGGAGTACGGAGAGCGGGACGGCACGGCCCACTCGCACGCCGGGGAGATCCAGCAGGACGGCGGCTGGCGGGACTTCGCCCAGCACCGCATCGATACGGCGACGCACGTCCCGCACGTCCCGCAGGTCCAGGGGGTCAGGGGGTCAGGGGGTCAGGGGGTCAGGGGGCAACCGCACGACGTTCACGCTCCTCCGGCCAGCCTGTGGCCCGTCACCGGGTAG
- a CDS encoding class I SAM-dependent methyltransferase, which produces MDSRDSRDSTDGNGRAASRTAVLVCQGRAVADGRTATGHFADPVAVRLLRPAERAVVDAVRAGTPPQGWQARTGYESVRACAEVAVPRTVAIDEALRERADGQLVVLGAGLDTRAWRLAALAGTDVWEVDHPASQQDKRRRLADAEVRPVARSVRFTPVDFAVDDLGAALAAAGHDAAAPTTWLWEGVVPYLTRDQVRATLAALTARSAPGSALVLNYQAPSAAATAGRLLTRLLRNSITAGEPWRSLWKPERMTALLAEHGLRTRSDQDLLTLARSLDTPAATRASLRSGRVAVAELA; this is translated from the coding sequence ATGGACTCCAGGGACTCCAGAGACTCCACGGACGGGAACGGACGGGCCGCCAGCCGGACCGCGGTGCTGGTCTGCCAGGGCCGGGCGGTCGCCGACGGCCGCACCGCGACGGGACACTTCGCGGACCCGGTCGCCGTCCGGCTGCTGCGCCCCGCGGAACGGGCGGTGGTCGACGCCGTACGGGCCGGCACCCCGCCGCAGGGCTGGCAGGCCCGCACCGGCTACGAGAGCGTACGGGCCTGCGCCGAGGTGGCGGTGCCCCGGACGGTCGCCATCGACGAAGCCCTCCGGGAACGGGCCGACGGTCAGCTCGTCGTCCTGGGCGCCGGGTTGGACACCCGCGCCTGGCGGCTCGCCGCACTCGCCGGCACCGACGTGTGGGAGGTCGACCACCCCGCCTCCCAGCAGGACAAGCGCCGCCGCCTGGCCGACGCCGAAGTCCGGCCCGTCGCCCGGTCGGTGCGCTTCACCCCGGTCGACTTCGCCGTCGACGACCTCGGCGCGGCCCTGGCCGCCGCCGGACACGACGCCGCCGCCCCGACCACCTGGCTCTGGGAGGGCGTCGTCCCCTACCTCACCCGCGACCAGGTCCGCGCCACCCTCGCCGCGCTCACCGCCCGCTCCGCCCCCGGCAGCGCACTCGTCCTCAACTACCAGGCACCCTCGGCCGCAGCGACCGCCGGACGGCTGCTGACCCGGCTGCTGCGCAACTCCATCACCGCGGGCGAACCCTGGCGCTCCCTGTGGAAGCCGGAACGGATGACCGCCCTGCTCGCCGAACACGGCCTGCGGACGCGCTCCGACCAGGACCTGCTCACCCTCGCCCGGTCCCTCGACACCCCGGCCGCCACCCGCGCTTCGCTGCGCTCGGGCCGGGTGGCGGTCGCCGAACTCGCCTGA
- a CDS encoding tetratricopeptide repeat-containing protein kinase family protein yields MTDRLLVHLGVPPAGPTADVEPIGPRTTAAADGAAGPDHELSALSPDWSPTSPTDPARLGAFDLFARNHSGWGALSLYLAWGPNGELATVRTTERLFEDDPEQARELIRTEAACLHRMAGVSAPALLDWHAAPGRDAPWLAAACLQASTGAIMAPAPNLQDVYERSRGPVTAERFGQIGRSLAAAVHRAHRLGLVHGALTPRAVLATDDGVQLIGWITASVDGAHSRYRPGFQRNRLYVKDGPLTQYPENPRDRTAEVIVAVGPGPTVEGDMYSVGAVLIALATGRWHEVRPDSATMAALADSDVDPDLAWLLWRCLSDDPAARPPAADLIADFDRVTAAPPESGPQVDCLAGVQREVDRLRTLASQDAQRFQPALARALNALADRSAEASRPEAAEAAGAEAIGIFRRLAERDPHVFRSELARSLNNLAVRLGAAGRLGEAQEAIAEAVALHREARLSEPESHHSDLALALTNCSNLLAEAGRTAEALDLAREAEDLYRSPSLPDVWRIRSDRARALNNLANRLGDAGLATDALDTATEAVALYREAVQQERGAGLPELATALDNLAVRLGSMGRYEDARVAHAEGLAIWRALTGTPDHRHGDAFQASQRIGTWLDDAAPSGA; encoded by the coding sequence ATGACCGACCGCCTGCTCGTCCACCTCGGGGTACCCCCGGCTGGCCCGACGGCCGACGTCGAACCCATCGGGCCCAGGACCACAGCCGCCGCCGACGGGGCCGCGGGCCCCGACCACGAGCTGAGCGCGTTGTCGCCCGACTGGTCGCCGACCTCGCCCACCGACCCCGCGCGCCTCGGTGCGTTCGACCTCTTCGCACGCAACCACAGCGGGTGGGGCGCGCTGTCGCTCTACCTGGCATGGGGACCGAACGGCGAGCTGGCCACCGTACGCACCACGGAGCGCCTGTTCGAGGACGACCCGGAGCAGGCCCGCGAACTCATCCGCACCGAGGCCGCCTGCCTGCATCGCATGGCGGGAGTCTCCGCCCCTGCGCTGCTCGACTGGCACGCGGCCCCGGGCCGGGACGCCCCGTGGCTGGCCGCCGCCTGCCTCCAGGCCAGCACCGGTGCCATCATGGCGCCGGCGCCGAACCTGCAGGACGTGTACGAGAGAAGCCGCGGTCCCGTCACGGCCGAACGCTTCGGGCAGATCGGCCGCAGCCTGGCCGCCGCCGTGCACCGGGCTCACCGATTGGGTCTGGTGCACGGCGCCCTGACCCCGAGGGCCGTACTGGCAACCGACGACGGAGTCCAGCTGATCGGCTGGATCACGGCCTCGGTCGACGGTGCGCACAGCCGCTACCGGCCGGGCTTCCAACGGAACCGGCTGTACGTGAAGGACGGGCCCCTCACGCAGTACCCGGAGAACCCGCGCGATCGGACAGCGGAGGTGATTGTCGCGGTCGGGCCGGGCCCGACGGTTGAGGGGGACATGTATTCGGTGGGTGCGGTGTTGATCGCTCTCGCCACCGGCCGGTGGCACGAGGTCCGGCCCGATTCCGCCACCATGGCGGCCCTCGCCGACTCAGACGTCGACCCCGACCTCGCCTGGCTCCTGTGGAGGTGCCTGAGCGACGACCCGGCGGCCCGCCCGCCCGCCGCCGACCTGATCGCAGACTTCGACCGGGTCACCGCGGCCCCGCCGGAGTCGGGTCCCCAAGTGGATTGCCTCGCAGGCGTGCAACGGGAGGTGGACCGGCTGCGGACGCTGGCGAGCCAGGACGCGCAGCGCTTCCAGCCTGCGCTGGCCCGAGCACTGAACGCCTTGGCCGACCGCTCGGCCGAGGCGAGTCGACCGGAGGCGGCAGAAGCCGCCGGTGCCGAAGCCATCGGGATCTTCCGCCGGCTCGCCGAACGCGATCCCCACGTCTTCCGGTCCGAGCTTGCACGGTCCTTGAACAACCTGGCGGTCCGCCTGGGTGCCGCAGGCCGCTTGGGCGAGGCGCAGGAGGCCATCGCCGAGGCGGTCGCCCTTCACCGGGAGGCGCGCTTGTCAGAACCGGAGTCGCACCATTCCGACCTCGCGCTCGCCCTGACCAACTGCTCGAACCTGCTGGCCGAGGCGGGGCGAACGGCGGAGGCCTTAGACTTGGCCCGCGAAGCCGAGGACCTGTACCGCTCGCCGTCCCTGCCCGACGTGTGGCGAATCCGGTCGGACCGGGCCAGGGCGCTGAACAACCTCGCGAACCGACTGGGCGACGCAGGGCTCGCGACGGACGCTCTCGACACAGCCACGGAAGCTGTGGCGCTGTACCGGGAGGCAGTGCAGCAGGAGCGCGGTGCCGGACTGCCCGAACTCGCCACGGCCCTCGACAACCTCGCCGTTCGGCTCGGCTCCATGGGCCGATACGAGGACGCCCGCGTGGCGCACGCGGAAGGTCTGGCGATCTGGCGCGCGCTGACCGGGACGCCGGACCACCGACACGGTGATGCGTTCCAGGCCTCCCAACGGATCGGGACATGGTTGGACGACGCTGCCCCGAGCGGCGCGTGA
- a CDS encoding VMAP-C domain-containing protein, protein MDPRRLALIRTGTAGQQRSVGSGYLVAPRLVLTARHVLVDGESGSRWPEVRVRVGHPNRGGMLNGAAAEVWKHPSLDVALVLLDADTGIEGTVSWGRPVGQAPLRYEGLGFPLASLVDEREVEHLRGELPPLSSGSERHYVLDQDPVPDSRADRTTPWAGASGAAVFCEDHLVGVVVRAGGSFGTGRLRACSAQALLADGFFGPVLAEYAAGPPQLVDIGAALPAERPAAQYTDWEREIERALWQWVPEAAAQVAQYRSLADKFGYRIPYGEQPSIERLTAMVTAHPRGLASLSGTLVAALRPDHREEVARLLVRARALQGSPLLSIDEHDRLLDLLGRVAKERPALLPHASREALRYAVLPESLTRPGFSADDLRAAVEGLEAMPDGEQGPVGTPSVPALVRVVEYVAAAVDAATGDQLRTWSDTVARRTGIHLTALGERRADARQWAARSLSPVSRVVMELTGVPGSADERYTCRILLVRQDGTRTVLHEPETVPRTPEQIARCLQDAVESVDAEPSWGMGVPWVTVVVDRQGLHVAVDEWNPGAPNELLPGQPIGVDYRVTMSCPEISEIVRRRDADQRRRWAAGSSAALTTDHTTATADQLRHRLETDHRDTARVVLHGPPEQRTTMLTYCLALGVPVILWDRQAACFEDADKLGRLEPVGPLPDLAERLRAFRGATFVRPEAAPARPSLVWEDGNGTPQPEPLHLTDPGRTHAT, encoded by the coding sequence ATGGATCCGCGCAGACTGGCGCTGATCCGCACCGGTACGGCGGGGCAGCAACGGAGCGTGGGGTCCGGTTACCTGGTCGCCCCTCGACTGGTACTGACCGCCCGTCATGTCCTGGTCGACGGCGAGAGCGGTTCGCGCTGGCCGGAGGTCCGCGTGCGGGTGGGGCATCCCAACCGCGGCGGGATGCTGAACGGCGCGGCGGCGGAGGTCTGGAAGCACCCGAGCCTGGACGTCGCCCTGGTGCTGCTCGACGCGGACACCGGCATCGAGGGAACCGTGAGCTGGGGCCGGCCCGTCGGCCAGGCCCCGCTGCGGTACGAAGGGCTCGGCTTCCCGCTGGCCAGTCTCGTTGACGAGCGCGAGGTTGAGCACCTGCGCGGGGAGCTCCCGCCACTTTCCTCCGGCTCCGAGCGCCACTACGTGCTGGACCAGGATCCGGTGCCCGACTCCCGGGCCGACCGGACGACACCGTGGGCGGGGGCCTCCGGGGCCGCGGTGTTCTGCGAGGACCACCTGGTCGGTGTGGTGGTCCGGGCGGGCGGATCGTTTGGAACCGGGCGGCTGCGTGCGTGCTCGGCTCAGGCCCTCCTGGCGGACGGGTTTTTCGGACCGGTGCTAGCCGAGTACGCCGCCGGACCGCCGCAGCTGGTCGACATCGGGGCGGCGCTGCCCGCGGAGCGCCCGGCGGCCCAGTACACGGACTGGGAGCGCGAGATCGAGCGGGCTCTGTGGCAGTGGGTCCCCGAGGCGGCAGCCCAGGTCGCCCAGTACCGCTCGCTGGCCGACAAGTTCGGCTACCGGATCCCGTACGGCGAGCAGCCGTCGATCGAACGCCTGACAGCCATGGTCACCGCGCACCCGCGCGGACTCGCCTCGCTCAGCGGCACTCTGGTGGCGGCGCTGCGCCCGGACCACCGCGAGGAGGTGGCCCGGCTACTGGTCCGAGCCCGGGCGCTGCAGGGCTCCCCCCTGCTGTCGATCGATGAGCACGACCGCCTGCTGGATTTGCTGGGCCGGGTCGCCAAGGAGCGTCCCGCGCTGCTGCCGCACGCGTCGCGCGAGGCGCTGCGCTACGCGGTCCTCCCGGAGTCGCTGACCCGGCCCGGGTTCTCGGCCGACGACCTGAGGGCCGCGGTCGAGGGGCTGGAGGCGATGCCCGACGGCGAACAGGGGCCGGTGGGCACACCGTCGGTGCCAGCCCTGGTGAGGGTGGTCGAGTACGTCGCGGCCGCCGTCGACGCGGCCACCGGCGACCAACTGCGTACCTGGTCCGACACGGTGGCGCGCCGCACCGGCATCCACCTGACGGCGCTCGGTGAGCGCCGTGCCGACGCCCGCCAGTGGGCGGCCAGGTCGCTGTCACCGGTCAGCCGAGTGGTCATGGAGCTGACCGGGGTCCCCGGGTCCGCCGACGAGCGCTACACCTGCCGGATCTTGCTGGTCCGACAGGACGGCACGCGCACCGTCCTGCACGAGCCGGAGACGGTGCCGCGGACCCCGGAGCAGATCGCCCGCTGCCTGCAGGACGCGGTGGAGTCCGTGGACGCCGAACCCAGTTGGGGAATGGGCGTGCCCTGGGTGACCGTCGTCGTCGACCGGCAGGGGCTGCACGTCGCCGTCGACGAGTGGAACCCGGGCGCGCCCAACGAGCTGCTCCCGGGCCAGCCGATCGGCGTGGACTACCGCGTCACGATGAGCTGTCCGGAGATCAGCGAGATCGTCAGGCGGCGCGACGCCGACCAGCGGCGCCGGTGGGCCGCCGGATCGTCAGCGGCGCTCACCACCGACCACACCACCGCGACCGCCGACCAACTTCGCCACCGTCTCGAGACGGACCACCGGGACACCGCCCGGGTGGTCCTGCACGGTCCTCCCGAACAGCGCACGACCATGCTGACGTACTGTCTGGCCTTGGGCGTACCGGTCATCCTGTGGGACCGCCAGGCCGCCTGCTTCGAGGACGCCGACAAACTCGGCCGACTCGAACCGGTCGGTCCGCTGCCCGACCTTGCCGAGCGCCTTCGGGCCTTCCGGGGCGCGACCTTCGTCCGACCCGAAGCCGCCCCGGCCCGCCCGTCCCTCGTCTGGGAGGACGGCAACGGGACCCCACAGCCCGAACCGCTGCATCTGACGGACCCTGGAAGGACACACGCCACATGA
- a CDS encoding trypco2 family protein, with translation MTEIGLAAALEELRQELYEAQDRSAGEQFGFVVNEAQLELLLELRNTGKADGKLTFGVAAVGAAGEHATVRTHKLTLKLAIRDRAAGDANPEISHNDTRAWTEG, from the coding sequence ATGACGGAGATCGGGTTGGCTGCGGCGCTCGAGGAGCTGCGGCAGGAGCTCTACGAGGCTCAGGACCGGAGTGCTGGTGAGCAGTTCGGTTTCGTCGTGAACGAGGCCCAGTTGGAACTCCTGCTGGAGCTGCGGAACACCGGCAAGGCCGATGGAAAGCTGACATTCGGCGTCGCCGCTGTGGGGGCAGCCGGCGAGCATGCCACGGTCCGGACGCACAAGCTGACGCTGAAGCTCGCGATCCGCGACCGTGCCGCCGGTGATGCCAACCCGGAGATCAGCCACAACGACACCAGGGCCTGGACCGAGGGCTGA
- a CDS encoding AlbA family DNA-binding domain-containing protein, whose translation MFDLRLRTLLGVHRLQDATWEQLLSLKDNENAAEGPDIDYKAGPVPYGRGTEGAGEFVKDVLALANTSGGVLVLGMAEDRTTSIPTVPVPVQLTDQARKQYNEYLAQRAEPNVECVIHFVPKEPGGTEGIMLVAVPPSAHAPHAVIGTRDLRDGTLRYPWRNDNQVAFMNPTRVKSTIMASMTATAARQDVLRGAEHDIRNAAYLGYPIMSVTLIPDIPGSFSVNKASLEDFAQETKGPFIWNGADLLPHTSVGPRRLTASDAEMKGRHIVHLHSDGSGAWGSKVRLAHILDRFDDEATDSVPCWDSRRIAEAALEKTWYLARHAVDRAGAAGTATLQITLFCAPAERMPLGGGSHPVTLGPHAHSDVTGSASILLDNVVEGGRDLVAGTAAALADLYQHFGLLKPRRSRWTARSSPRSGPSTNGYTSKGGQLQRASRPSDRVRRRSTPRLPNVSTGLVRPKIPSTVSPR comes from the coding sequence ATGTTCGACCTCCGCCTGCGCACCCTGCTCGGTGTCCATCGCCTCCAGGACGCGACCTGGGAGCAACTGCTCAGTCTGAAGGACAACGAGAACGCCGCCGAGGGCCCGGACATCGACTACAAGGCCGGCCCCGTGCCTTACGGGCGGGGCACCGAGGGCGCAGGCGAGTTCGTCAAAGACGTCTTGGCGCTCGCCAACACCTCGGGCGGAGTCCTGGTCCTCGGGATGGCAGAGGATCGCACTACCTCCATCCCCACAGTTCCGGTGCCGGTCCAGCTGACCGACCAGGCCCGCAAGCAGTACAACGAGTACCTCGCCCAGCGGGCCGAACCGAACGTCGAGTGCGTCATCCACTTCGTCCCGAAGGAACCCGGAGGCACGGAAGGCATCATGCTGGTCGCCGTGCCGCCGAGCGCGCATGCCCCACACGCGGTAATCGGCACGCGCGACCTGCGGGACGGCACACTTCGCTACCCCTGGCGCAATGACAACCAGGTAGCTTTCATGAACCCAACCAGGGTGAAGAGCACCATCATGGCCTCCATGACTGCCACTGCTGCCCGCCAGGACGTCCTCCGAGGAGCGGAGCACGACATCCGCAATGCCGCATACCTCGGCTACCCGATCATGTCGGTGACCCTTATCCCCGACATTCCCGGCTCCTTCTCTGTCAACAAGGCGAGCCTGGAAGACTTCGCCCAAGAGACTAAGGGTCCGTTCATCTGGAACGGGGCCGATCTCTTGCCACACACCTCTGTCGGCCCCCGACGGCTCACAGCGTCCGACGCCGAGATGAAGGGCCGTCACATCGTCCACTTGCACTCGGACGGCAGCGGCGCATGGGGTTCCAAGGTGCGGCTGGCGCACATCCTCGACCGCTTTGATGACGAAGCGACTGATTCTGTCCCTTGCTGGGACAGCCGACGCATCGCCGAGGCAGCCCTGGAAAAAACCTGGTACCTCGCTCGTCACGCGGTTGATCGTGCTGGTGCGGCTGGCACCGCCACCCTCCAGATCACGCTCTTCTGCGCCCCTGCAGAGCGCATGCCTCTGGGCGGGGGCAGCCATCCGGTTACCCTTGGCCCCCACGCCCACAGTGATGTCACTGGCAGCGCCAGTATCCTCCTGGACAACGTCGTCGAAGGCGGCCGCGACCTGGTTGCAGGAACTGCCGCAGCCCTCGCTGACCTCTACCAACACTTCGGGTTGTTGAAGCCGAGGAGATCACGCTGGACGGCAAGATCATCCCCTCGAAGTGGCCCGAGCACGAACGGGTATACGTCGAAAGGTGGGCAGCTTCAGCGGGCGTCGAGGCCGTCTGACAGGGTCAGGCGGCGCAGCACGCCCCGGCTTCCCAACGTCAGCACCGGGTTGGTCCGGCCGAAAATCCCGTCTACTGTCTCGCCTCGTTGA
- a CDS encoding glutathione peroxidase codes for MVDSLFDLPIRTLAGEPSSLGEYRGKVLLLVNVASKCGLTPQYSGLEQLQKTYGERGFTVLGFPCNQFMGQEPGSAEEIQEFCSTTYGVSFPLFEKIDVNGAERHPLYARLTEVPDGAGEAGDVQWNFEKFLVSADGEVVGRFRPRTEPESAELVAAIEAQLGG; via the coding sequence ATGGTGGATTCGCTGTTCGATCTCCCGATCCGGACGCTGGCGGGCGAGCCGTCCTCGCTGGGCGAGTACCGGGGCAAGGTGCTGCTGCTGGTGAACGTGGCGTCCAAGTGCGGTCTGACGCCGCAGTACTCGGGTCTGGAGCAGTTGCAGAAGACGTACGGGGAGCGCGGGTTCACCGTGCTCGGGTTCCCGTGCAACCAGTTCATGGGGCAGGAGCCGGGGTCGGCGGAGGAGATCCAGGAGTTCTGCTCGACCACGTACGGGGTGTCGTTCCCGCTGTTCGAGAAGATCGACGTGAACGGGGCGGAGCGCCACCCGCTGTACGCGCGGCTGACCGAGGTCCCGGACGGGGCGGGCGAGGCCGGGGACGTGCAGTGGAACTTCGAGAAGTTCCTGGTGTCGGCGGACGGCGAGGTGGTCGGGCGGTTCCGGCCGCGGACCGAGCCGGAGTCGGCGGAGCTGGTGGCCGCGATCGAGGCGCAGCTCGGCGGCTGA
- a CDS encoding isochorismatase family protein, whose translation MSVTALDPTTALVVIDLQQGILAIPGAPYPTTEVLERSVALARAFRAAKLPVVLVRVSFAADGGDVPPGRTEQNRSGGGAARPEDWDRLSAELHDPSDLVVTKHNWGAFHGTDLDVQLRRRGVTQIVLTGIATSMGVESTARAAHEHGYHVTPVVDAMTDMDPEAHRNSVERIFPRLGETGTTEEVLALLAAGR comes from the coding sequence GTGTCCGTCACCGCGCTCGACCCGACCACCGCCCTGGTCGTCATCGACCTCCAGCAGGGCATCCTCGCCATCCCCGGCGCCCCGTACCCCACCACCGAGGTGCTGGAGCGCAGCGTCGCGCTCGCCCGGGCGTTCCGCGCCGCCAAGCTGCCGGTGGTGCTGGTGCGGGTGTCCTTCGCCGCCGACGGCGGGGACGTGCCGCCCGGCCGCACCGAGCAGAACCGTTCCGGCGGCGGGGCCGCCCGCCCCGAGGACTGGGACCGGCTCTCCGCCGAGCTGCACGACCCGTCCGACCTGGTCGTCACCAAGCACAACTGGGGCGCCTTCCACGGCACCGACCTGGACGTGCAGCTGCGCCGCCGGGGCGTCACCCAGATCGTGCTGACCGGCATCGCCACCAGCATGGGGGTCGAGTCCACCGCCCGGGCCGCGCACGAGCACGGCTACCACGTGACGCCGGTGGTGGACGCGATGACCGACATGGACCCGGAGGCCCACCGCAACAGCGTGGAGCGGATCTTCCCGCGGCTGGGCGAGACCGGCACCACCGAGGAGGTCCTGGCGCTGCTGGCCGCGGGCCGCTGA
- a CDS encoding YkvA family protein yields the protein MGKGRGKGGTGGGARVRGLDGVAVTRSAWGLYRETRRPGAPGLGARVRALPRLLRDALTGRYPGVGPGKLAALTVAVGVYLLSPVDAVPDFLPVIGWGDDTALLLWFLMGLTRESGRYVEWAGSRSHRND from the coding sequence ATGGGCAAGGGACGGGGCAAGGGCGGCACCGGCGGCGGGGCCCGGGTGCGCGGACTGGACGGGGTGGCGGTGACACGCTCGGCGTGGGGGCTGTACCGGGAGACCCGGCGGCCGGGCGCGCCCGGGCTCGGGGCGCGGGTGCGGGCGCTGCCGCGGCTGCTGCGGGACGCGCTGACCGGCCGCTACCCGGGGGTCGGGCCGGGGAAGCTGGCGGCGCTGACGGTGGCGGTGGGGGTGTACCTGCTCAGCCCGGTGGACGCGGTGCCGGACTTCCTGCCGGTGATCGGCTGGGGTGACGACACGGCGCTGCTGCTGTGGTTCCTGATGGGGCTGACCCGGGAGTCGGGCCGGTACGTGGAGTGGGCCGGGAGCCGATCGCATCGCAATGATTGA